The Aythya fuligula isolate bAytFul2 chromosome 2, bAytFul2.pri, whole genome shotgun sequence genome contains a region encoding:
- the CIDEA gene encoding cell death activator CIDE-A has product MEAARGYVGSAVRSLVSMGASVGAVTKQTLFPPLMPAGRPFRVSNASRSSRKGIVASSLQELISKTLEAFLITTGVVTLVLEEDGTVVDTEEFFQSLDDNTHFVVLQKGQKWTQTRNGVVPARQKKKMGVANITFDLYKLNPKDFIGCLNVKATFYEIYSVSYDIKCMAAKNVLRKVLQLMSHAAQITGQFLLYTGTYMLQLMDEYDEDGACARTQHKQ; this is encoded by the exons ATGGAGGCAGCAAGGGGCTACGTGGGCTCGGCGGTGCG ATCTTTGGTATCCATGGGAGCATCTGTGGGAGCAGTAACAAAACAGACCCTGTTCCCTCCTCTCATGCCTGCAGGGCGACCTTTCCGTGTGTCAAATGCCTCCAGGAGCAGCCGGAAAGGAATTGTTGCGAGCAGCCTGCAAGAGCTCATCAGCAAG acttTAGAAGCCTTCCTTATAACCACTGGAGTAGTTACTCTGGTTTTGGAAGAAGATGGCACGGTTGTGGACACAGAAGAGTTCTTTCAGTCCCTGGATGATAACACACACTTCGTGGTCCTACAAAAGGGACAGAAATGGACACAA ACAAGAAATGGAGTCGTCCCTGcaaggcaaaagaagaaaatgggagtAGCTAACATCACATTCGATCTGTACAAGCTGAACCCTAAGGATTTTATTGGCTGCTTAAATGTGAAGGCAACCTTCTATGAGATCTACTCTGTGTCATATGACATCAAGTGTATGGCAGCAAAAAATGTACTGCG GAAGGTGCTTCAGCTGATGTCCCACGCGGCACAAATAACTGGACAGTTTCTGCTCTATACTGGAACATACATGTTGCAGCTGATGGATGAATACGATGAAGACGGTGCCTGTGCAAGAACACAGCACAAGCAATAA